The Ornithinimicrobium faecis region AACTACACCGGCTTCGGACTGGGGCTGGAGGAGACGGCCAACACCGCTGACTTCTTCGGGCCCACCCCTGACCCCGCGACGGGCGAGCTGACCGCGGGCTTCCCGCAGGGTCGCTTCGACCACTCGGTGCTCGACGCGATGGGGATCGCCTGGCAGGAGTTCGGGGCCCAGGACGCGCGCTTCGGCGGAGAGGGCTATTGGGTGGCGATCGAGCGTGACCCCGACACCGGGGAGCTCCACGCGGTCTCGCACAACCGGGACAACAGCGACGCCGTCGCTTTCTAGGAGGCAGACACCATGACAGCAGATCTGCGCGACTCGCCGGAGTTTGCCGCGGTCACCGAGCACCTGAGCAGGGTCCACTCGCCGGGCTTCGGCCGGCCCCATGCCCTGAGCGGACTGCACGCGACCAGTGACGGGGAGCGAGCGGTGGTCACCGGCCTGGTCCACGACGAGCTGCTGGGCCTCCCACGGTCGGCACTGTTTCGCGCAACGGAGGGCGAGTTGCGGGAGGTCTCGTCGGTGCCCGGATCATCAGCCCACGGCGCCCGGTTCTCGCCCGACGGCTCAACCCTGGCCTTCCTGTCCGACCGGCGCACCCGCGGGGTCTCGCAACTGCACCTTCTTCTGGAGCGGCTCGGCGAGGCCATCGCCACCGCCGAGGTGCCCGGCACCGTGGAGTATGCGGAGTGGTCACCGGACGGCAGACGCGTCCTGCTCGGGGTCGCGGGCCTGGGTGCGGACCTGGCCGGCGCACAGGGCTCGGGCACGATCGGGACCACGCCGCGGACCGCGGAGAGCTGGCAGCCCCTGGTCGAGACCGGCGAGGGGGATGACGCGTGGCGCAGCCTGTGGACCCACACCATCGCGACGGGCGAGTTGACCCGCATCTCCCCGGAGGGCACGAACTGCTGGGAGGCCACCTGGTGCGGCCCGGACCGGGTGGTCACCGTCGCCTCCGATGACCCCAGCGAGGACAGCTGGTATGCCGCCACCCTCCGGGTCCTGTCGGCGGACGGCGACACCAGCGACGACGGCGAGCAGGAGCTCCTGCGCAGCGAGGTCCAGCTCGGCCTGCCCACGGGATCGCCGGACGGCAAGCACGTCGCGGTCGTCCAGGCCGTCTGCAGCGACCGCGGGATCGTGGCCGGTGACCTCACGCTCATCAACCTCGGCTCCGGCGAACAGACACTGATCAAGACCGCCGGCACCGACGTCACCTGCCTGCAGTGGATCGACGCTGGCCGGCTCGGCTATGTCGGCCAGCGGCGGTTGAACTCGGTCGCTGGCATCATCGACATCGCCACTGGGCAGACCCGGGAGGTCATCGACTGGTCCAACTCCTGTGGTGGACAGGCCCGTTATCCCAGCGCAACCTTCACCACGGACGGTCGCGTCGTCGCCATCGAGGACTCCTACGAGCTGCCGCCCCAGGTGGTGCTCACCGATGGTCAGGAACATCGCGTGCTGGGCTCGGTCGCACACCCGGGGACCGACTACCTCTCGTCCGTGGCGGGCACGGCCCGGCCGGTGACCTGGTCTGCCCCCGACGGGCTCGAGATCGACGGCGTGCTGTGCATCCCTCCCGGAGACGGTCCCTTCCCGCTCGTGGTCAACGTCCACGGCGGGCCGGTCTGGGGCTTCCGCAACATCTGGTCGATGATGCACGCCTGGGTGCCACTGCTGGTCTCTCGAGGATATGCGGTGCTCAACCCCAACCCGCGTGGCAGCGGCGGTCGCGGGCAGGAGTTCGCGGGCCGTGTGGTCGGCGACATGGGCGGTGCCGACACCCACGACTACCTCTCCGGGATCGACGCCCTCGTCGACCAGGGTCTCGTTGACCCCGACCGGGTCGGGCTGATCGGCGGCAGCTATGGCGGCTTCATGTCATCGTGGCTGGTCACGCAGGACCAGCGCTTCGCCGCTGCCGTGCCGATCTCGCCGGTCACCAACTGGTATAGCCAGACGTTGACCAGCAATATCGGTGGCTGGGGGATGTCCTTCCTGGACGGCAGCCTCGAACAACCCGGCGGGCAGGCGCACACCCGCAGCCCCGCGTTGCAGGCCAGCGCGGTGCGCACCCCATGTCTCAACGTCGCCGGGGCGCTGGATCGCTGCACGCCGCCGGGCCAGGCGCGCGAATTCCACCAGGCGCTGCGAGCTCACGGGGTCGACTCCGAGCTGGTCATCTATCCCGAGGAGGGCCACGGCGTCCGCGCCCACCCCGCCCTCGCCGACTTCCTCACCCGCACGCTGGACTGGTTCGGGCGCTACATGCCTGCCGGCCACCCCTGAGTCGACTCGAGCGACTCAGGGGGCCGGCCCCACCGCAGCTCGTGACGCTAGCGGGGGAGCAGCTCGGCGCGGACGTTCTCGGCCACCAGCGGCAGCGGCAGCCCGGCGGATCGGAACACCGCATCGTGGAAGTCGGAGACCCTGAAACTCTCACCCAGAGCAGCCCGGAGGTCCTCGCGGAGATCGAAGAGGAAGTCGTCACCGAGCTTGTAGGCCAGGGCCTGACCCGGCAGGTCGCAGGAATAGCGCAGCGTCTCGGAGTCCACCTCGACCGGTGACATGAAGGAGTGCTCGTTCATGTAGTCCCGGGCCCGCTGCAGGTCCCAGCCCAGCGCGTTCATGCCGGTGTCCACCACCAGGCGGGTGGTGAGGAAGGCCTCCATGACGAGGCGGCCAAAGCGCTCCTCGGGCTCGCGATACATCCCGATCTCGCCGGCGAACCGCGCGGCATACTCCGCCCAGCCCTCGTTGAAGGCATTGATGAAGCTGTGCTTGCGCAGCGGGTGGAGGTCCTGGGCCTCCCGCTGGCTGGCCATGTGGAAGTGATGGCCGGGCACGAGCTCGTGATAGTTCAACGCAGCGATCATCGGCAGGGCGGTCTGGGCCAGGTTGACCGCGTTGAACATATAGAGACCGACGTTGCGATCGACCTGCGGCACCGAGTAGTAGCCGAAGGTCATCGACCCGGACACCGCCTCTGGCAGGGCCGCGACGCCGTAGGGCGAGTCCGGCTGGACGCCGAAGTGCTGGTCGATCTCCGGCGCCAGGCGGTCGATGTAGCGTTGGAAGTGCGCGGCGATCTCGTCGGGGGTGCTGGCCCGCCACCGTGGGTCGTCGTGCAGGGACGCCAGGTAGTCCTGCGGGCTCCCCGCAAAGCCGGCGGACGACATCAGGTCCCGCATCTCCTCGTGGATGCGTGCCATCCGGGTGTGCCCGCGGTCGTGCACCTGCTCGACCGTCAGATCCAAGGTGGTGTGGACCCGGACCAGCTCGGCATAGATCTCCTCGCCACCGGGATACTGACTGATGCCGACCTGCTCCGGTGCCCGCTCGGCATACGCCGGGTCGTCCAGCAGGTGGAGCAGCTCGTCGAACGCGGGCTCGACCTCGGTGGTGATCCGGCGCTCGACATGCTCGCCGACCGGGTGGGACGAGCGCTCAGGGGCCGCTCGCAGGGTGCGGCCCGCGACCTCCTTGAGCCCCCGGACTAGCTGGACCGACTTGCCGAGCTGGGGTGCGGGCAGATAGATCCCGCGCTCCGCCTGGCCCTTGGTGCGCTCGGTCAGCTGACGGATCAGCCGGGCATAGTCACCGATCAGGGACAGGTGGCGGTCGGCGTCGTCCGGTCCGTCGATAACGACCTGGTCCAGCGTCTCGTGGATCGTGTTGAGCACGAAGCCGCCCGAGTAAGCCGTCGGCGCGAACATGCCGTAGAAACCGACACCGAGGGGGTCGGAGGCCAGCCAGTGCCAGTCCTCCTCCCGTGCCCACCGATCGGCCAGCGTGCGCGCTGCCGCGACGGTGACAGCAACATCCGATGGCAGCAGGTCGATGTCCAGGCCGGCGATGTGCCGCTGGATCTCCTGCCCCTCCCGGGCCTTGCGGGTGGCCTCCTCGAGCCCGATGTCAGGCAGCACAGACAGTGTCCCGCTGAGGTCTCGGGCGATGAAGGGGGACCGGGAGTAGGTCGCCCAGGTGTCGTCCAGGACGCCCTGCGCGGCAGCTAGTGCGTGCTCGGGGGCGGTGCTCATGACAGGCCTCCTGCCGCGCCCTCGCGGCGCGGCCCGGTG contains the following coding sequences:
- a CDS encoding S9 family peptidase, whose product is MTADLRDSPEFAAVTEHLSRVHSPGFGRPHALSGLHATSDGERAVVTGLVHDELLGLPRSALFRATEGELREVSSVPGSSAHGARFSPDGSTLAFLSDRRTRGVSQLHLLLERLGEAIATAEVPGTVEYAEWSPDGRRVLLGVAGLGADLAGAQGSGTIGTTPRTAESWQPLVETGEGDDAWRSLWTHTIATGELTRISPEGTNCWEATWCGPDRVVTVASDDPSEDSWYAATLRVLSADGDTSDDGEQELLRSEVQLGLPTGSPDGKHVAVVQAVCSDRGIVAGDLTLINLGSGEQTLIKTAGTDVTCLQWIDAGRLGYVGQRRLNSVAGIIDIATGQTREVIDWSNSCGGQARYPSATFTTDGRVVAIEDSYELPPQVVLTDGQEHRVLGSVAHPGTDYLSSVAGTARPVTWSAPDGLEIDGVLCIPPGDGPFPLVVNVHGGPVWGFRNIWSMMHAWVPLLVSRGYAVLNPNPRGSGGRGQEFAGRVVGDMGGADTHDYLSGIDALVDQGLVDPDRVGLIGGSYGGFMSSWLVTQDQRFAAAVPISPVTNWYSQTLTSNIGGWGMSFLDGSLEQPGGQAHTRSPALQASAVRTPCLNVAGALDRCTPPGQAREFHQALRAHGVDSELVIYPEEGHGVRAHPALADFLTRTLDWFGRYMPAGHP
- a CDS encoding DUF885 domain-containing protein, producing the protein MSTAPEHALAAAQGVLDDTWATYSRSPFIARDLSGTLSVLPDIGLEEATRKAREGQEIQRHIAGLDIDLLPSDVAVTVAAARTLADRWAREEDWHWLASDPLGVGFYGMFAPTAYSGGFVLNTIHETLDQVVIDGPDDADRHLSLIGDYARLIRQLTERTKGQAERGIYLPAPQLGKSVQLVRGLKEVAGRTLRAAPERSSHPVGEHVERRITTEVEPAFDELLHLLDDPAYAERAPEQVGISQYPGGEEIYAELVRVHTTLDLTVEQVHDRGHTRMARIHEEMRDLMSSAGFAGSPQDYLASLHDDPRWRASTPDEIAAHFQRYIDRLAPEIDQHFGVQPDSPYGVAALPEAVSGSMTFGYYSVPQVDRNVGLYMFNAVNLAQTALPMIAALNYHELVPGHHFHMASQREAQDLHPLRKHSFINAFNEGWAEYAARFAGEIGMYREPEERFGRLVMEAFLTTRLVVDTGMNALGWDLQRARDYMNEHSFMSPVEVDSETLRYSCDLPGQALAYKLGDDFLFDLREDLRAALGESFRVSDFHDAVFRSAGLPLPLVAENVRAELLPR